Part of the Neochlamydia sp. AcF84 genome, TGTATTTAAGGATCTGGAAGATCCAAGGAAGCAAAGAAACCAAATCTATAGTTTGTTTGATATTGTTACAATTAGCATTTTGGCAGTTTTATGCGGTGCAGATGATTGGGCAACAATCCATTTATGGGCATCTTGCAATTTACCTTGGCTGCAAGAGCATGGAATCTGCTTAGCAGGTGTGCCATCGCATGATACTTTAGGAAGATTTTTTCGCTATGTATCTGCATCGAATTTTGAAAGATGTTTTGTACAATGGACCCAAAATATTGCTGGAGCCATTAAAGGAGTGATTGCTATAGATGGCAAAACATTAAGAGGTTCGTGTGATGCAGCTCGTGAAGGAAAAGCAATTCACATGGTTAGTGCCTTTGCAGCAGAGAATAAGCTAATACTTGGCCAGCTTGCTACGGACACAAAATCAAACGAAATAACTGCCATTCCCTTGTTATTGGATATGCTTGATATCAAAGGAGCTACAGTTACCATAGATGCAGCTGGATGTCAAAAACAGATAGCTAAACAGATTCGCCATCAAGGAGGCCATTACTTACTCGCACTGAAAGGTAATCAAGGGAATCTACATGCAGAAACCAAAAACTTTTTTGATCAAGCTATAAAGGTAAAACCTGAAGAAGCTAGCTGTGATTATTATTCAATTGAAGAAAAGAGTAGGGAGCGTTTTGAAAAGCGAGAAGTTTGGTGTACCCATGAATTAGATTGGCTGCCTCAAAGAGAAGAATGGGTGGACCTGAATGCTCTGGTTTGCATGAGAAGCACTAGGCGCATTAAAGA contains:
- a CDS encoding ISAs1 family transposase, coding for MNTHKPNSFFAVFKDLEDPRKQRNQIYSLFDIVTISILAVLCGADDWATIHLWASCNLPWLQEHGICLAGVPSHDTLGRFFRYVSASNFERCFVQWTQNIAGAIKGVIAIDGKTLRGSCDAAREGKAIHMVSAFAAENKLILGQLATDTKSNEITAIPLLLDMLDIKGATVTIDAAGCQKQIAKQIRHQGGHYLLALKGNQGNLHAETKNFFDQAIKVKPEEASCDYYSIEEKSRERFEKREVWCTHELDWLPQREEWVDLNALVCMRSTRRIKDKTSVEARYYIASEKASAEKHGLGIRSHWSIESAPQAHKEVQEELKLCA